In Juglans microcarpa x Juglans regia isolate MS1-56 chromosome 1S, Jm3101_v1.0, whole genome shotgun sequence, the genomic stretch GTCTATCcagttatttataaaaattatcaatatactattatttataaaaatcaatatatgtatgattattattacaatgttttgtataatcatatcttaaaattattttataaaatatgattgtgCAAATGATCACaatgtgtggtgtaaagatTTTAGAATAGTAATACTCTTGTGACAATAGAGTTATGCATATGATTTCCAATTCAAAAACAAGTGAGTATTGATATCCGACTgtcatgccattaaaattaattatataaatattaatgaaatcaTTTTCATCCTCAATTCAGTtatcttcaataatatattaaaaattttatgtgcagttatttttatgtattttttatacacCTAACTGATGTGATTGACtgtatcactttttttaatataaaataattactttagCTAATCACATCgatgaaatgtataaaaaaatagagaaactcTTATTGCAGTCAGGTGGGGAAATCGCTACGTAGTCGGTGTCGTCCACGTAGACAAAAATGAAACGAACTgtttaataaacaaaacacaacgtCCCGTTTTGAGCAACCCAAACTTATCTTCCTCTTGTATCTTTCAACTTTTTCCCTAAGCATTTCTGGTCCATAGTTAAAACCTTGGAATCTTGAAGCTGCATCTAACAATAAAAGATCCAACTTTTCAGGGAAAGTATCCATGTGCCGGCACAAGTCATTTACTCTAATGTCATTCTGAATAACCTTGCTCTTGAGTACATGGCCCAATGCCTTAGTTGTGCCAATAAAAGATTTGGCAAGCTCAGACTCTCTAAGCCCATCCACCACTTGATGGAAGTCAAATAACAAATGAGCATAGTCAGAAACCAGTATCCTTCATTTGCAGGAAACCCCATTGGATTCTAGGCTATCGATTTCTTGAAACAATCCCAGTAGATGCACCATAATTCCATTCCCGATAACAAAGTATCCTCATCAAGGATACCGGAAGGAACCAGGTGAAGGGCAAATTTTTTTCCCTCCGCATTGTAGATAGTATGTCCTGCATTGGCTCCAACCTGACAACGAGCAATAATATCAAAAATTCACATGTGATTATTCAATTGGATTTATATTTGAAGCCTGAAGGtgcttttgttgttttcttccaagaaaaagaaaatcatagaaCAACCAAAAAGTATACTACTGGTGAATGGCTACTCAGACGAAGAGCAAAACTCACAAAGATGAGACACACGAAGAGCAGGACCCACGAAGACGAAGACGAGACCCACGAAGACTAGAACACACGAAGATCaccaaaatattctattaaaGTTCATCTACCCACATCAAGAGACCCCCTCCCTTCGAAGAAGAAGAGCTCCTGCACTTGTTTTCGTctgaacttttttcttttctagctttttacttctatttttgtctgttttttgtctttctttttttaagtggTAGACTGACATGGCAGCGACTCCCAAGCATTTGCATCTTCCGACTGTACGTAGAAGaactatgaaaaatataaatcgCATAACTCATCTTATATTTGAAGtagttaaatatataaaatcagtCCAAATATATCATTCCTGAAAAGGACAAAAATGTACAATACAAATTGCTGCTTTTATAACAGCAAGTTGTATATCCGCCATAAAAATCAACGGCCCATATATTATCATCCGGTCGAGTCCAACAACTTCAATCAAGTGAAGTCAACCCAAACCAAAAATCATACGAATATACGATGTGGTGGCCCGTGTGACGTCCATATTATCTATGTATGCAGGCACTAAGATAGTTGACCCCTCCATTTCAAGCAATATCTTGATTGTTTTTTCCCTTCCCAAAACCGAGTCCACCTGAAACTCATCGGACTGAAGAAGAAAGCAGTAGAAATTCTGCAAGTGTATTCATTAAGcaaatcaaattattcaaattcaacTCCACAGGAATCTGcattttttctctatttgatCGATATGAAGGATGACGATGCCCTTCCGACAACGACGACGCCTAATTGTAAGAAAGAAAGCTCCGATTCGAGTCTCTTTGGTAAAGGCCGGTATAAGTTCTGGGCATTCGCCGCAATTTTGTTGCTCGCATTTTGGTCAATGTTAACCGGTACAGTCACTCTCCGTTGGTCTGCCGGTAACCTCAACCGTCTCTCCGACGACCTCGATAATCCCATCCGCGACGATCTGGACGTCCTCGTAAACTTCCCTTTTGCGTCTCGCTTGCTCTGCATTCTCTTTGCGTGGTGTTGGATCTTTCGTTGgaattttgatctatttactTGGCGTGCAGGAAatggaggagagggagaaggtGGTGAAGCACATGTGGGACGTGTACACTAACAGCCGTCGGATCAGATTACCGAGGTTCTGGGAGGAGGCCTTCAATGCTGCCTACGAAGATTTGACCAACGACGCCCCTGGTGTTAGACAGGCCGCCATTACTGAGATCGCTAAGATGTCTGTGCGCTCCGTTCATCTCGATCCTCCTCCCGTCCAATCAACGGTTCGTATCTTCTTCCCTTCGTCTTTTTCTTAGCGTTGCGGATGGGTACCTTCCTTGAGAGCTTCATTTAGGTATTTTGGCTGAAATTATGATTCAACATCCGGCGTTTCGAATTGATTATTCTGCTTGCTAATTTTCTGCCATCTACAACTAGTATTTGTTATGTTTCCATTTAATAGTCAAATCTGCTTGTCCAACTGCTCCATAAACTAAAAGGTAGGAGGTGGAAAGCTTTCATGCTTTTTAATCAACTACGTAATGTGGGCTTGGAATGAAGAGAAGAGTGATGATTAGGCGTTTAGCAAGTAAAGTTGGTCGAACGGATGCGGAAGTTCAGGTGTATTGTTGTTTCCGTTGTGAAGTTGTGCTGTTGGGGATGGGAAAACTCTGCTAATTCGAATGCCAACAAGTCTTGGATTTTATGTGTACGCGTTTGGTCTAAGAtattattgatattattatGCCTAATCTGTTTAATCTCACTGTTATAAACTTCTTCTGAACCTGTTGTTAACTATGGATACCCTTTGTATCTTCATTGTGTTTGGTTATATTGCTTTCTTAAACATTTTATCGTTCCTTTAAACTTCGTTTTGATGTCAGTGCTGTAT encodes the following:
- the LOC121247660 gene encoding uncharacterized protein LOC121247660; translation: MKDDDALPTTTTPNCKKESSDSSLFGKGRYKFWAFAAILLLAFWSMLTGTVTLRWSAGNLNRLSDDLDNPIRDDLDVLEMEEREKVVKHMWDVYTNSRRIRLPRFWEEAFNAAYEDLTNDAPGVRQAAITEIAKMSVRSVHLDPPPVQSTTARELSKSLKRAKNGREI